In Stanieria sp. NIES-3757, the DNA window CTAATTCTCTTTCTTGTTGTTCGGTGGTTTGAATTGCTTGTTGAATAATGTCTTTGATCTCTGTTCCTTGTTGATGTAATTTTAACCACTGTTGAGCGGTATTGCCATTCCGTAAAATTTTGTTTAAAGGTAACAAGAAACAACTGTAACCACGATTTTTGGCTATGGGCAAAACTTGTTGATAAAGTTCGCTAATCCAATCACTAGCTTTGATTTTTCTCCCATCTTGCCAATGGGTTAATTGAGCATCTAAACTATCATGAGCAACTGCTACTTCATTTTCTGCTGTCACAGCAATTAAATCTTCTGCCAAATGAGTGTTAGATAAACGACTTTGTTGAAGAGGGTCAAGCCTAGGATTGGCTAGCATTTCAATTAATCTAGCTTCTAATAAAGCTGTAATTGCCAATAAAGCGATCGGATCTACTACTAAATCACAAATTCTCAGTTCTAAACGATTGAGATTATACGGTCTGCGATCGCCATTGGGTCGAACGGAATTCCAAAGATGACGGACGTTTTTCATTGTCCCAGCAGCAAGTTGGGTTTCCGTCCAATTAATAAAATGAGCATGGCTTTCAAATAAAGGCACATTGTCTGGCGTTTGAGGAAACATTTGCCAACGAGTTGAATGAAAACCAGTTGCTTTGCCATCTAAGAAAGGTGAAGCAGCACTTAACGCTAGATATAAAGGAGCTTCTACTCTAATCAGACGACAAGCTTGCATTAATTTTTCTGGTTCAGCAATCCCAATATTAATATGAATACTCGCCGTAACTACTTTAGTTCCGTAGGTTTGTTCGATATAGCTATGATAGGGATTATTAGGGTCAGAACGTTCAAATCGACTACTATCTCCTAAGGATAAAGTACTACCAGGAATCAAAGTGTAATTCCCCAGACTCCGTAAATAACTCCGTAAAATTTGTCTGGGTTTTAAAATGGCACAAAGCAAGCGGTCATAATTACAAAAAGGAGCAGTAGTATATTCCACATTGCGGTTATCTGGCTCACGAACAAAACCGTCTAAATTCTTAACAATTTGGTCTGATAAACCAACTACTTCGCCTTGAGGCGTTCCTGTGTAAATTTCAATTTCAAATCCTTTAGATAGCAGTACCATGTTTCCTCTCTACAATATGGAAATACCCCAGTCTAGTTTGGTCATCAGTTATCAGTCATCAGTCAGGAGTTGAATTGGCTCTAAAATAGATAGCTAAAATCAGAAGACAGTGAATCTTTGACATCCTATTCGCTCTTATACTTCAATACCAATGGAA includes these proteins:
- a CDS encoding glutamate/cysteine ligase, which gives rise to MVLLSKGFEIEIYTGTPQGEVVGLSDQIVKNLDGFVREPDNRNVEYTTAPFCNYDRLLCAILKPRQILRSYLRSLGNYTLIPGSTLSLGDSSRFERSDPNNPYHSYIEQTYGTKVVTASIHINIGIAEPEKLMQACRLIRVEAPLYLALSAASPFLDGKATGFHSTRWQMFPQTPDNVPLFESHAHFINWTETQLAAGTMKNVRHLWNSVRPNGDRRPYNLNRLELRICDLVVDPIALLAITALLEARLIEMLANPRLDPLQQSRLSNTHLAEDLIAVTAENEVAVAHDSLDAQLTHWQDGRKIKASDWISELYQQVLPIAKNRGYSCFLLPLNKILRNGNTAQQWLKLHQQGTEIKDIIQQAIQTTEQQERELEDKLCQTILVA